The Novosphingobium terrae genome segment CCTCACCCACCACATGGCAGGGGTCGATATGGTCGGGCATGTGGAGGTCGACGGGATCGCTCCACGGGCCCTCGATATGGTCGGCCCAGATGACGAAGATCGAGTTGGGGCTGCTCTTGACCGGGATGTAGAGGAAATAGCGGCCATCATGCCTGGCCAGCGACACCGCCCAGACCGAGCCGATGTTCTTGTTCAAAGCTGCCGTCAGCGGGCGCCAGTTCACCAGATCGCGCGAATGCCAGATGGTGAGGCCGGGATAGGAATCGAAGCTGGAGAAGGTCATGTAATAATCTTGGCCATCCTTCAGAATGGCCGGATCGGGATGATCGCCCGACAGGATCGGGTTCAGAAAGCTGCCATTGCCCAGATCGGCGATCCGCTGCTCATCAAGGCCGCGCCGCCATGGGAAGGTTTCGGGCGCGACGCCGGGCGCGCCAGCCGAGACGGCTTTGGCCTGCGTGGAAAGGCTGGCGATCATGGTGGCGCTGGCACCGGCTTCGAGCAGCGTGCGTCGTGTCAGATCGGGCATGGTCAGGCGTCTCTCCACTTTTGATTTGCGATAGTTGCTTTCATCTGTAAAATCTATCGTCAAGGTAACCGGTGGACAATTGGCATGAAAGCGATCATCTGCGAAGAGCCTTTCAAGCTGGCCATCGAGGAACGCCCTGTGCCCCATGCCGGGCCCGGTGAGGCGCTGGTGCGGATCTGCCGGGTCGGGCTCTGCGGCACCGATTATCATATCTTCAAGGGCAACCAGCCTTTCCTCGCCTACCCCCGGGTGATGGGGCATGAATTGGCCGGTGAGATCGTGGAGGCGCCGAAGGAAAGCGGGCTGACGCCGGGCGATCGCGTCACCATCAACCCCTATCTGCCCTGCGGTGACTGCAAGGCTTGCCGTTTGGGCAAGCCCAATTGCTGCTGCGCGATCCGGGTGCTGGGCGTCCATATGGATGGCGGGATGAGCGAGATCATCGCCGTGCCGCTCTCCGCCGTGATCGCTGTGCCGGGGCTGGCGCTCGATCAGGCCGCGATGGTGGAGTTTCTGGCCGTGGGCGCTCACGCGGTCCGCCGTGGCATGGTGCGCGCCGGGGAGACGGTGCTGGTGGTTGGCGCGGGCCCGATCGGCGTGGGGGTGGCTTTGTTTGCGCGGATTGCCGGGGCACGGGTGCTGCTGGCTGACACCAGCGCGCAGCGCCTGGCTCATGCGCGTGATCGCATCGGTGCGGCGCCCACCTGTCTGGTTGGCGAGCATCTCGCCGCAGATCTGGCGGAGTGGACGGGCGGGGATTTCTTCGATTGCGTTTTCGATGCCACCGGCAACAGCTCCGCCATCGAGCAGGGCTTCAACTGGGTTGCCCATGGCGGGCGTTATGTGCTGGTCAGCGTGGTCAAGGACCGGATCCGTTTCAGCGACCCCGAATTCCATAAACGCGAGATGATGCTGATCGGCAGCCGCAATGCCCTGCGTGAGGATTTTGAGCAGGTGATCGCCTGCATGATGGACGGATCGCTGCCCTCCGCTGACCTGCATACGCATAGTTTTGAACTGAAAAATCTGGAAAATGACATGCCGAACTTGCTGGCAATGCAGGGCTCGGTGATGAAGGCTATCGGACGTTTCTGATCTCGGGCGATCCGCAAAAGCGGGCGCCGCCTAAAAGGAGAGGATATGGACAGCGCTTTGAGTTCGCCCGGTCCCCAAAGGGGCCCGCAAGGTGGCATACCCGTCAGCGGGCGGTTCATCACCCGGGGCTATGCGCTGGGCTTCGCTGTGGTGACCAGCCTCTTTCTGATTTGGGCCATTGCCAACAATTTCAACGATATTCTGATCCGGCAATTGCAAAAGGCTCTGGCGCTGAACCGGGCTCAGGCCGGATTTATCCAGTTCGCCTTCTATCTGGGCTATTTCTTTATGGCACTGCCCGCCGGGCTGGTGGCGCGGCGCTTTGGCTATCGCATGGGCATTCTGGTCGGGCTGCTGCTCTATGCCTGCGGGGCGCTGCTGTTCTATCCGGCCTCCTATACGGGGCTCTATGCGCCCTTCCTGATCGCGCTGTTTGTGCTGGCATCGGGCGCGGCCTTTCTGGAGACCAGCGCCAACCCCTGCATCGCCGGTTTCGGCGACCCCAGCCGGGCCTCGCAGCGCTTGAATTTCGCACAGGCTTTCAATGGTCTGGGCGCGGTGATCGCGCCAATTCTGGGCGGCACTTTCATCTTTTCCGGTGTCGAGCGCAGCGCCGCTGACCTTGCGGCCATGAGTGCCGCCAAGCTTTCCGCCTATCGCGCCTTCGAAGCCGCCATGGTGCGCATGCCCTATCTGGTGCTGGCGGGCGTTGTGCTGTTGGTCGCTCTGGCCGTGGCGCTGGTGCGTTTGCCGCGCCTGTCTGCGGCGGAGGATCAACAAGGTGAGGCGCCAGGCCTGCGCTGGGTGTTGCGGCAGCCCGGCCTGCGGCCTGCGGTGGTCGCGCAGTTCTTCTATGTCGGCGCGCAGGTCTGCGTCTGGAGCTTTTTCGTCGATTACGTGAAGGAGATGCAGCCCGAGGTCTCCGAGCGCCATGCCGCCTATCTGCTGTCCTTCAGCCTGTTTCTGTTTATGGTCGGGCGCTTTTCCGGGGCTGCGCTGATGCAGAAGATCGATGCCACCCGCCTGTTGCTGATCTATGCGGTGGCTGGCGCCTTGCTGTGCCTGGCCGCGATGATGGCCTCGGGCGTGCTGGCGGTGGGCGCGCTGGCGCTGACCAGCTTCTTCATGTCGATCATGTTCCCCACGATCTTTGCGCTGGGCATTGCGCGGCTGGGCAGCTTCGCCTCGCTGGGCGCGCCGCTGATCGTGATGGCCATTGTGGGTGGCGCGGTGTTCCCGCCCGCCATGGGGTGGCTGGCGCAGCTTTCCGGATCTTTGCGCTGGGCGATGCTGGTGCCGACGGGCTGCTTTGCGGTGGTGCTGATCTTTGCCCTTGGACAGCGGCGGATGGATTAGCCGGCATGTTGATCGACGCGCATCATCACCTCTGGACCCTTCAGGCGCCGGGCCATATCTGGCCGACGCCCGCCCAGCCAGCCATCCATCGCGATTATGCGATGGAGGATTTCGCGACAGAAACAGCGGGCGCGGTGACCGGCTCGATCCTGGTGCAAGCGCAGCCCTGTGACAGCCATACCGACTGGCTGCTGGAACAGGCCGCGCGCCATGACAGCATTCTGGGCGTGGTCGGCTGGGCGCAGCTTGATGCCGTGGATGCGCCGATGCGGATTGCCCGGCTGGCATTGCATCCCAAGCTGGTCGGTCTGCGCCCGATGTTGCAGGATCTGCCCGAGGACGACTGGATTTTACGCCCCGAGGTCGAGCCCGGGCTTGCCGCAATGGTTGAACACGGGCTGCGTTTCGATGCTTTGATCACGCCGCGCCATCTGCCCGTGTTGGCCGAACTGGCTCTGCGCTGGCCCATGCTGCCCATGGTGATCGATCATGGCGGCAAGCCCGATCTGATCCGGGGCACGCTGGAGGAATGGCGTGCCGGGATGGCACGATTGGCTGCATCTCCTCAGCTCTTCTGCAAGCTTTCCGGCCTGCGCACAGAGCAGGCGCCGGAAAGTCCGCCCGAACAGCTTGAACCCGTTGTCGAGACGTTGCTCGACCTGTTCCCCAACCGCTTGATGTGGGGCAGCGACTGGCCTGTCCTGCATATGAGCGGCGACCGTTATGCGGATTGGCTCAACCTTTCGCGCCGCCTCACACAGGGATTGGATGACACGCAAAGCTCCGCTCTTTTCGGTGCCACAGCCCTGCGTTTTTATGGTCTGGGCTGAGCCTTACCCGGCCCAGCCCATCGTTCTTGAGATCTTCGTGGCCGCCTGAGCCAGAGCCGCCCCTGTTTCTTCGAAATCAAACTGTTGCGATCCGTCGATCAGTCGCAGATAGGGCATGGTCAGCACGGCGGCGAGGGTGCCGTCGAAGCCGAAGACGGGATAGCTGATATCATGCACGCCTTCGGTGCGCAGGCTGGGGCGGCTGGCGCAACCATCCTCGCGGATCTTGGCCAACTGGCTCTGCAGGGCCTTGAGTGTCAGTGATTTTGGGCGCGGCAGATCTTTCAGCAAAGACGCCACAATCTCGGGCGCGCTAAAGGCCAGCAGCACATTGCCCGAGCAACTGGTGATCAGATCGATCGGCGCGCCAAGCCGCATGCCAAAGCCGACCGGGCCGACATTCTCCTGCCGATGCAGCACAAATCCCTGCTGCTGCGACAGCACCACCAGATGCGACGACTGGTAGGTCGCCCGCGCCAGATCATGCATGACCGGCGCGGCGGCATCGATCAGCCCCTGGGCAGGCGTGGCGCGCAGGGCGAATTTCACCACCTCATAGGTGACGCGATAGCGGCTGTCGGCGGTCTGGCTGAGCCAGCGGCGCTGCTCCATCACCATGATCATCCGAAACACTTCGTTGATCGACCGCTTGAGCCGCCGCGCGATCTCATTGGCGGTGAGGCCGTCAGGCTCGGTGGACAGCAGCTCGATGATATCGAGCCCCTTTTCCAGCGCCGGAGCGGAATAAACCATATTGCTGGCTGTCAAAAACGCCTCCCTTGGCTCAAAACGCTAATCTCGTGCGGCGGGTTTTGCAATGCGTTCCGGCCGCTGCGGGAAGGGCGGCCTGGCCTTTGCGACCGCCTGCGACATTATTTCCTGAACGAGGGGCTTGTCGTTATGATACCGGTGTCATACGGTGCACGCAAAGAGACAAGAATCCGGGCATCCGGAAAGAGAGAGGAATTCCCATGGCGCATCCCCGATGGCACGTCGCGACCAAGCTTGCCTGCTCGCGGATCGCGCTGGCCAGTGCTTGTGTGATGGCGGCTGTTGGCGCGCCCGCGCAGGCTCAGGCCCCGGATGGGCTGCTGTTTCGCGCGCCGCTCGACACCGGCTTTGATGCGACCGTTTCGGGCGGTGCTGCCGCGCCCAATTTCCGCAGCGATGTGTCCATCGTCAGCGACGGGGCCATTGGCGGGGCCGGGCGTTGGTCTGATGGCGGCTATGTCGCCTGGAGCGCGCCCGGCAACATCTATGCCGAGCGCGGCACGCTCTCCTTCTTCTGGCGCAGCCATACGCCGGTGGGTGAGGCGCCATTTGTGATCTTCCGCGCCGGTGCGGGCGACCATTCCAGCTGGGACATGGCCTTTCTGCGCCTCGACTGGAACGGCCATGGCTTTGATGCCTTCGTTACGGATGCCAATCTGTCCCGCGTGCGCGTCAGTTGGACCATGCCGACGCCGCCCGCGCCCGATGCGTGGCACCATATCGCCTTCGCCTGGGATGAAACGCAAGGCGTGCGCCTGTTCTGGGACGGCAGGGAGGTGGCCGCGAAGAAACAGGCCGCCGATCTCGATATGGCGCTCGATCAGTTTGGCCTCGCCGGGCGTGTGATCGCACCGCATCAGGTGCAGAGCCGCTACAATTTCATGCGCGGCTCCGATCTCGACGATATTCAGGTCTATGACCATATGCTGGATGGCGATCAGATCGCCCAACTGGCCGCCAAACAGCAACCCGCCCATGGCCCCAGACCTGTCGAGGCGGATATCCGCAAGGCATGGCTCCACCGCTTCGGCTGGGACACGCAGAGCCCGGCTCCGCTGGAGAGCAGGGTCACCACCATCCGCAAGGTCGAATTTGCGGACGCCAAGGATCTGAAGGAGTGGATGTGGAAGGGCGTGGACGGCATTGCCGAAACCACATGGCCCGGCGTCTACAACCGCTCACGCCTGCCGGGGCGTGACGATTATTTCGAGCTGCCCGACTGGAACGTCTATGTCGAGGGCGGCAAGACCTATCAGCTGACGGTGCCCAAGGATGCCGCCTTCAACCGCGTGGAAATTCGCGGGGCCGCCTATGGCGCGCTGGAATGGTCGAGCGATGGCCAGTCCTCATGGAAGAAACTGGCGACGCGCCCTCAAGGCGTGGTCCATTCGCTGACCGATGCGCCGATCACCACGGGCGGCACGCTGCGCTTCACCAATGTGATGCAGGAACAGCCCATTCAGGAGATCTGGGCCTACAACATCCATCCCGGTGAGGTGCCCAAGGGGACGTTCCAGCTTAGTTACACCGTGCGCGCCGATGCCGCATCGGATCTGGGCGCGCTGACGGCCCTGAACGCCCATATCGCGGGCCGCTACCCCGCCAATGAGCGCGCCACGGTGGTCGCTTTGCCGACCAGCGGTGTGAAGGCGGCGGTCGGTGCGGGTGCCGCTGGGGCTTCGGGTAAGGCGCGGCGCAATGCCGATGATCTGCCGCTGGTTCATGTGCTGATCCCTTCCAATTTCGGCGATGCTCCGGCGGATCGCCCGCTGGCCCGCGCCTGGAACTATGGCTGGGAGAATGTGCATGATGGGCTGGATGGCATCGCCCTCGATCTGCCTGCCATGGACGCCAAACCCAATGCGCAAGGGCTGATCCCGCTCGACATTCGCGTGAAGGACCCGATCTGGCCGGACCGCGATATGATCGATGTGCAGGTCTCGGTGCGCCCGGGTGAGGCGCGCACACTCTGGCTCGATCTGCGCGATCGAATCCTGACTGCCGACAGCCTTTATCTCACCATTGCCTCGGCAGCGCCCGATTTTGGGCCGAAGTCGATTGATGGCATGAACGTCCGCATGGTCTTCAAGGATCGCGCGGAAGCGAAAATCGAACATATCGCCGACCGCTTCAATCAGGTGAAGGACAATTGGGCCTTTCTGGTTGAGGAACACACCGCCTCCAAGCGCGCCCGGCTGTACGAACGGCTCTATGGCGACATCACCGATCTGCTGCGCGTCGATCCTGACAATCTGGAAGCCCGCCGCTATTGGGCCGATATCAGCTATTCCGAGGATCAGCTGCCGCCCTTCGTCCAGCCTCAGGCGCCTGCGGGCATGCCGCTCTGGGCCTTCCGCCAGTTGGAGGATCTGAAGCTCACCCGCCAGTTCGTGAACTGGTGGATCGACAACCGTCAGGTGCCCTTCGGCGATTTCGGCGGCGGCATTTCCGACGACACCGATCTGGTCGAGCAATGGCCGGGTCTGGCGCTGATGGGCGTCGATCCCGACAAGATCAATGCTTCGCTGCGGGCGCTGTCCGATGCGGTCTACAAGAATGGCATGATCGTCAACGGCTTGAGCTACATCACCAGCGATGAACTTCACGTCTATGAGGAGGGCATCAATTCCGATGCCGAGCGGCTTTACCTCAACTGGGGCGAGCCCAAGGCGGTCGAGCGCATCATGGCCACGGTCAAGGCGCTGGGCGGGCTGATCCGGGTCAATCCGGCTGGCCATATGCATATTTCGTCGAGCTGGTATGGCGGGCGCAAGATCTATCATGATGAGCCATGGGCATGGCAAAAGCCCTATGGTTTCGTGATCATGCACAGCCCGATCCTGTTGGGCACCTTCAATGCCGATCCCACCGCGCGCGGTCTGGTGACGGGCGTGATCGACGGGTTGCTGGCCCATGGCAAGCAGGGCACCAATGGTCTCTGGACCTTCCCCAACGACATCAGTTTCGACCATGATACGGAGCGGGCAGGCGATGGCGGCGGTGCCTCTGTGCCGATGCAGTCGGCATGGGCAGCGTGGCGCTTTACTGGCGATGACAAATATCTGCGCCCCGTGCTGGCGCGCGTCGGCACCGGCAATTTCGGCGCTCTGGCCGAGCTTAACGAGAATGCCATCACGGCGCTGGGCAAGCGCGCCGACTGGAAGGATGCCGTGCTGAAAAAGGCGAAGGGTGGCGATGATTTCTCCCGCTTCGAGGCATGGAACAGCACCGGCGACCGCGCATGGCTGGAGGCACTCAACGCCCATGGCATCGCCGACAAGAGCCAGCACATGTATATGTACACGCAGGGCCATTGGTGGACCGACCGCGTGGAGGCGCCCAACGAGTTGCTCCAGCGCGAAAGGCTTGGCGGCATCGGTTTGAAGCGTGGCCAGTCCTATCCGGGCAATGCCGTCAGCTGGCGTTTCGCCGATCCCGAGGCGGCGGTGAAGGTTGCCATTCTGGTGCGCGATGCCACGCCCGAGCAGTTCACCGTGGTGGCCTACAACACCACCGCCAGCGAGCAGCGCGCCGATATGGGCACATGGAACGTCACGGCGGGCGCATGGGAGATGACGCAGGGCACCGCTCCCTCGGGCGGGGATGTGGCGCAGGGCGATGTTACCACAAGGCAGGTGGAACTGGAGCGCAGCGGTTCGCTGCCCGTCAGTTTCGCGCCCGGCACCACCACGGTGATGACCTTCCGCCTCAAGCAGAAGGCGGCCACGCAGCCGGAGCATCGTGCGGACCTTGGCATCGGGGTGGATGATGTGGCGCGCAAGGGCAACAGGCTTTCGGTTACCGTGCATAGCCTTGGCTCGGTTGCCGCGCCTGCGGGCAAGGTCACGCTGGAGACGCCCGACGGCAAGGTGTTGGCCACTGCCGCCGTGCCCGCGCTGGACGCGCCGCATGATCTGAAGGCCAAAACGGCAACAGTGACGTTGACCATCCCCGGCGGCGGGCCGACACCATTGCGCGTTCGGGTCTCGACCGGCGCGCCGGAGGTGACCCAGCTCAACAATGTCGTCACGCTTGGGGAGAACCGCTGACCGTCAGCGGGGGCCAGGATCAGGGCTGGTCTGGAAATAGTCGATCACGGTCTCCTCGAAGATGTCCATTAGCGAGGAGGGCCGGGTTCGCGCCGAGGTGACCAGCGCGTAATCATGCGTCAGCGCCGGGGCAAAGGGGCGAGCGATCAGGCGCGGACCCAGATAGGCCTTGGCCAGCAACTCGTTGACGATGGCGATCCCCATGCCCTGTGCGGCCAGCGCGCAGGCGGCGCTGGTGGTATGGCATTCCACCACCACATGCTGCTGCACGCCATGATCGCGGAAGATATCGTCGATCTGGCGGCCATAGGCATTGCCGGCCCCCAGCGCGATCATCGGCATATGCTTGAGCAGCAGGGGTGTGATCACCTCATGCTGGGCCAGCGGGTGATCGACGGGCAGGGCGCAGATGCTCTGGCTGGTGACGACGACGCGGGCGCGCAGATCCTCATGCCCCGCGGGCATGCGCATAAAGGCACAATCGGCCACACGGGTGGCGATCATGGTGCGGGTGGTGGCGATGCTGCGCGAATCCACCGCGATGCGCACCCCCGGCACCCGCGCCGCAAAGGCCGAGATGATCCCCGGCATCACCCCTTCGGCAAAGCTGGGCGGGGCGATGATGCGCAATTCGCCGGTGGCATGGTTGGCGATATCATCGATCAGCGCATGGACGCGCGCCACGCTGGCCAGTGCCAGCTCCACCTCATCGGCCAGCAGCAGGCCCTCCTTGGTGGGGACCAGCCGACCCTTGTCGCGGTAGAACAGCTCGAAACCGATGTCCTGCTCCAGCTGGCCGACGATGCGGCTGATCGCGGGTTGGGAGAGGCCCAGCGCCCGCCCCGCCGCCGTGCCCGATCCGCTGCGCATGATCTCGGCAAAGCCCTGCATCGCGCGAAGGCTGATCTGGCGCGGGCGGTTCAAAAGGGTTCACCCTCGGCGCGGCACCACCGGAAGGATGACGCTGGAAGGATGGCTGGCGCAGAGATGCAGGCGGTTGTGCGCCACCTGAGGCGGGGCATTGGACACGCGCCAGTCGCGGTTCTGGTTGATGTCGAAATGCGGGAAGTTGCTGCCCGCGATATCGATACGGATGCGGTGGCCGCGCAGGAAAAGATTGCTGGTGGGGAAGGCCGTGATCTCGATCTCATGAATATGGCCTGCCTCCAGCGGTTCCGGATTCGCGAAGGAGTTGCGATACCGGGCGCGCAGAATGCCATGGGCAAGGTTCATCGCAAAGCCCTGCGGATGCTCGTCGTTTGACGGATAGAGGTCGATCAGCTTGATTGTCACATCCATATCGGGCGCGTCGGAGCTGATAAACAGCCGAGCGGTAATCTGTCCGGTCAACTCCATATCCTCCTCCAGCGGCGCGGAGACGAAGCTGAGCACATCGGGGCGCTCGCCCAGATCACGACCCGGCTGGGTGGCGCCGAACAGCACTTCCGTTTCGCGCTGGTCATAGGCGCCCGCTGCCATCACCGGCGCGCCGGAGGTGACCGCGCCGCCGATGGTGGGGACCGGGTTGGCGGGATCGGCATCATAGGGCAGGCTGGCGTCTGGTACTTGCGAAGCCTGCGGGGTCAGCGCGCCATCGGCATGGAAGTGCCATGTTTGCGGCACCATGGCGGCAGGTGGCCATTGGCTTTCGTGGCGCCATTGGCCGCCATGGTCCAGCCTGCCATCGGCGTTGCGCTGCCCGCTGCCGCCGCCCATCACGAAGATCGAGACGGGATAGGGCAGGGCGTCAGCGCCTTCGCCTTTCAGATGATGATCGAACCAGTTGCGGCGCAGGGCGACGAAATCCTCCGCCAGATTGGCGTCGAGCGGCGCGGCGGGGCCGAAATCGACATCGCCCGCAAAGCTGACCGAGCGCTGGCCATGCGTCCATGGGCCAAGGATCAGGCGGCAGGGCGCGCGGTCCGGGGTGGAAAGCGCCGTCCAGTTCTCGATCGCGGTGATCGAATAGGGGTCGTACCAGCCCGAGAGATGGACCATCGGCACATTGGCGGTCTGCGGGTAGTAGCCACGCCAATAGATGCCGCGCTGCTGCCAGAAGGGGGAGAAGTCCTCATGCTCCCACTGTTCGACGACGTAATCCTCGTATTCGGGCGCGGCGGTGAGGGGGGAATGCCCCCGGCGCCATGGCATTACCTTGATCCATTCGCGGATGTCCTGCGCGCGCACGGCCTGCGCGACAGCAGGGTCTTGGGCGTCGCCTGCCTCGGTGCCTTGGTTGTAGGCCCATGTCAGCTGCTTCAATTCAAAGGCACCGCCCTGCCTCACGCCATTGTGATAGGCGCTGGAAAAGCCCCCGCAATCGAGGAACATCGCCGCCAGCCCCGGCGGATCGAGCGTGGCCAAAGCCGCCTGCACATGCGCGCAGTAGGACAGGCCCAGCGTGCCGATCTTGCCGTTGCACCATGGCTGCGCCATCAGCCATGCGATGGTGTCGAAGCCATCCTCGGCCTCATTGAGATATTTGGTGAAGCTGCCCTGCGATCCGAAGCGGCCCCGGCAGTCCTGAAGCACATAGGCATAGCCTGCGCTGACAAATTGCGCGGCGATCTCCGGCTTGGCGCGCGGCACGGGATCGAGCAGCGTGCGGTCGCCATGGTTGGTGCCGCGCTTGTCATAGGGGGTGCGCTCCAGCAGCACGGGCACGGGGTTCCCGGCCAGCGCCTCTGGGGGCAGATAGATGTCGGTCGACAGGCAGACGCCGTCGCGCATCGCGACCATCATGGTGCGAAGGGTCGGTTCGGTCATGGACTTGATCCTAATATCCGGTGGCGACAGCCAGCAGCAGCGCGCTCACCGACAGCGCCGTGAACAGCGCGAAAAGCGGAAGCAGATAGCGAAACCAGCCCGAATAGCTGATCTGCGCCGTGGCGAGATAGGCCAGCAGCATCCCCGATGTGGGCGCGAACATATTGACCAGCCCATTGCCCAAAAGGAACGCCAGCACGGTGGTCTGGGCCGAAACGCCGCAGGTGGCCGCGATGGGCACAAGGATGGGAATGCTCAGCGCCGCCTTGGCCGAGGTGGAGGGGATCAGCAGCGTCAGCAGCATTTCCACCCCCATCAGGATCGGGGCGACGGCAAAGGGGCTCATGCCCTGAATATGCAGGGTGACGGCCTCGATGATGGTGTCGAGGATCTGCCCCTCGCGCAGGATCAGGTCGACGCTGCGGCCAAGGCCGACCAGCACGGCGGCCAGCACCATGCGGTGCATGCCCTCGACAAAGACCTCGACCGCGCGGGCGGGCCCCATGCGCGCGATGGCGGCCATCACGGCGCCAGCGGCGATCAGCACCGAGGCCAGCTCCATCTCCTTCCAGCCAAGGCTGACCGAGCCGTAGATCATCGTGCCCAAGGTGATGCCCGCCACCAGCAGAATGCCCAAATGGCGCGGGGAGAGCTTTGCGGCATCCAGAGGCGCGGGCGTGGCGGCCCCCCGCCCGGTACGTAGAACGACCAGCATGGCGATGCCCAGAAACAGCACCCAGATTAAGAGCCGCAGCCACAGTCCGCTGAACACCGGCACACCGGCAATCGGCTGGGCGATTAGCAGCGCAAAGGGAT includes the following:
- a CDS encoding YfcC family protein, which translates into the protein MEQAALSQPGHPPVSGAPVEPTTGAPSHAARRRWSLDPLLMMLAAMAVAIAMTWAIPSGLYQRASDKENAPVVAGSYRPLPKPITAAALLPHETPKGVAHPVSPVALVTSIPQGLLKTAPIMIMVLMLGGMFAMLRTSGALDAGIRRLLAISGGRPVVLVPLLMLALSAGSTFLGMVTEYLLLIPVIVTLGRDMGRSTMFGFALVTLAAKVGYLASVTNPFALLIAQPIAGVPVFSGLWLRLLIWVLFLGIAMLVVLRTGRGAATPAPLDAAKLSPRHLGILLVAGITLGTMIYGSVSLGWKEMELASVLIAAGAVMAAIARMGPARAVEVFVEGMHRMVLAAVLVGLGRSVDLILREGQILDTIIEAVTLHIQGMSPFAVAPILMGVEMLLTLLIPSTSAKAALSIPILVPIAATCGVSAQTTVLAFLLGNGLVNMFAPTSGMLLAYLATAQISYSGWFRYLLPLFALFTALSVSALLLAVATGY
- a CDS encoding CocE/NonD family hydrolase produces the protein MTEPTLRTMMVAMRDGVCLSTDIYLPPEALAGNPVPVLLERTPYDKRGTNHGDRTLLDPVPRAKPEIAAQFVSAGYAYVLQDCRGRFGSQGSFTKYLNEAEDGFDTIAWLMAQPWCNGKIGTLGLSYCAHVQAALATLDPPGLAAMFLDCGGFSSAYHNGVRQGGAFELKQLTWAYNQGTEAGDAQDPAVAQAVRAQDIREWIKVMPWRRGHSPLTAAPEYEDYVVEQWEHEDFSPFWQQRGIYWRGYYPQTANVPMVHLSGWYDPYSITAIENWTALSTPDRAPCRLILGPWTHGQRSVSFAGDVDFGPAAPLDANLAEDFVALRRNWFDHHLKGEGADALPYPVSIFVMGGGSGQRNADGRLDHGGQWRHESQWPPAAMVPQTWHFHADGALTPQASQVPDASLPYDADPANPVPTIGGAVTSGAPVMAAGAYDQRETEVLFGATQPGRDLGERPDVLSFVSAPLEEDMELTGQITARLFISSDAPDMDVTIKLIDLYPSNDEHPQGFAMNLAHGILRARYRNSFANPEPLEAGHIHEIEITAFPTSNLFLRGHRIRIDIAGSNFPHFDINQNRDWRVSNAPPQVAHNRLHLCASHPSSVILPVVPRRG